In the Sorghum bicolor cultivar BTx623 chromosome 4, Sorghum_bicolor_NCBIv3, whole genome shotgun sequence genome, GAAGATTTGTGGTGTACCACTTCAGGATCATCATGTccatcttcattttcaggaTCACATAAAACTGAAATGACAAAAATGAAAAATGTACAGAAATACTGTATCAAAAACAGAGAAATAACAAAGTATCAAAAAGTTTGGTCAGCAGCAATTAAGGGCTGAAGCGCACAAACTATCAGAAAGCATAACAGTACATGAGAGAGAGCAATAGTAAAGCAGAAAGCATTTAGTGCCATCCATACGGGAAAGCAAATAGTGCTCTCACCACCATCTCTGGTTTAACATTAAAACCATGACGATTCAGCAGAGTCTTTAATCCATAACTCATCAGCAGGCGCTCCTCCATAGGCAGCTCAGATTTTTCCTGAGGCACTAAACTCTTCATGAGATGTTTTATGCCCCACATCACCTCCATTACAGCCTCATTAAACAGGCAGGATATTTTCTGCAAAATACCGCAGCAAAATTGCTTCTCAAAATTGTTCAcggatatatataagcaaagaAGAGAGACTATACTAACCAACTTCTGTTCAATGATTGTTTTGTGCTCCTGCTTTCCAACAGCTAATAATTGACCTGGGAGGCGCCATTTCTTAATCATCTGAGCAAGCTCACTGTTTATACCAGTGTGGTTAAATGCATTGGACTTGTTCTTGAAAGTCTTGAATTCTTTCAGCCAGATAACCTGATATAACAGATAAACATGGTAAGGGTAAAATACAACTATCAAGTGTGTCATGCCAGTATCTCTAAATCATGACAGTGGGCATAAATTCTGTAGGTACGTCAAGGTATATTCTTGTTTTTAAGTCTTTGTTTACCCGATTCTTGCAGTGTAATTAAGAATAAGTATTCGTTCCTAAAGTAATGCAATGCTTTTTTTTAAATGGACCATAGTGGCCTTTCTGATAGTAGTAGTATCATGTCTGGGCTAAGCCATACCTAGCTAGCAGTTACTAGTTAAAAACTGGTGCATTAGGTTTCACTCTGTCAATCAATTGCCTGCATCGTGAAATTTCAGGAAAATAGTTTTCGGGCAAGATTgcaacagcatcagatcacaCTAGACACTACATGTTTTACGAATGGAATTATGGAAAAGAGTTCGAACAAACAAGATCTAATGAACAGTTAAAAAATGGCTAGCAGTTAACTAGTTAAAAACGGTGTATTAGGCTTCACTCCAATTGCCCGCATAGTGAACTTTCAGGAAAGTAGTTTTCAGGCATGAGTGCAACAGCATCACACTAGATACTACATGCTTTGCAAACAGAATTATGGGAAAGCGTTTGAACAAATAAGAGCTAATGAAATGTGAGCTATATGCCTCGCATCAAGCAATAGAATACAAAATAGAAAATGGTAATCATGATTATGCAAGATCACTGCTGGCCGCTCGATTATATTGTCAACAAACAATCAGAATCAGAAGGAAAGAAAGCTAGGGGCACTGACGCGGTGTGTCATATAATCTTTGACATAGTTTGCCCAGATGTTCTGCAGGAGACAAAGCAAATCCAGAAAAATTAGGTTGATGACAATGCTTCAACAATCAAGTTACACTCGGAAGGAAGAATATAAAACTAAGTACCTCCTCCGCTTTTGGTAGAAACAACTGGACACCATCAATGTTGAATATGGCAAAGCCAGAGGGCGTCTCAAACAGCACTAAGACCAACCCCATGTTCCCCAACTTACCAACTGCAACACAGAAGTCAATCAAACTTGGGTTAGTAATAGTATGATTACCAAGGAAAAACTTGTACAACAATTTGAAAAAGCACATGCAGAGAACAAATTCTAAGTCTTTCCTTGGGTATTCTCATCTGGAATAAAATTCGACTATAACAAGACTCAAACTATTCCATATCAACTCGAATCTCACATGGAGCTGCGAGGCCGCCGCGCATGGAGCCGTGGGCCGCCATGGCGCTTCGACACGGAGCCACCTAGAAGATTGGCCACGGGGGTGCGAGGCGGCGAGAGATGCCGGCTGCCGGCCGTCGGGGCACGGGCGGCGTAGGGCCGCCGAGGCGAAGGAAGCCGAAGCGCCCTTATCTCACATCCGCAGCCCTCACCGTTGGGCTTGGCGAAGAGGATTGAGGCACCAGAGCTCCTCCACGTCCACGGTCAGCCGCTCCGGCCAGCCGCTTTTTTTGGCACTAATTAATCCTATTTGTTGTTGATTGTTAAGCTTTCTATCAGTTTATACCTTTTCCTTCTACTTCTCAAAGCCCATTTGAAGAGTAGAGTGTTCATAGCTTGGAGTTAGGTTTATGGAAGCTACTAGCATAATGTTGTATTATTAGTTAGTATTAGATGATGTTAATCTAAGTGGATTTTAAGTCCCAACTTCCGCAATGTAAATTGCAATGAGCAATTTCATGGCAAAATTATGTTGCTAAACATACTGCTATTATGGAGTACCTTCAAATCTGACAAGTTGGCCATTCGTGGTGAGAAGCTTGATGCCATAAGCAAATGATAGTACTTGTTTACATTGTATTTATGTCATGAAAAAATAACTTCAAATTCTGTTTCAATCTATAATTTTGGTACTTATACATTTATCATCTACCAATTTCTAAATCTAGTCCCATCAAACTTCCATGCCGTCCAGTACTAGAAGGGTCGTAGTTCGATGGGGTTTCAAGCAAGCATTCAGTTTCTTCACTAGCATGCTCAGACAACTGTTCTCGCCAGGTTCTCCGTATAAATCTCAACCTTTCAGCCACTTCTGACATTAATGGCCGTTCTTCCCCTTTCATACTCAAGCAACGTTTTGCAATTTGAGCGACTTCTTGTAGCAGCTCCATTCCGACACCCAATATATTTCTGTCCAAGATAGATTCAAGTCTGCTCTCTTTCAATGCCAGAAGGAAGGATGATGCCaggcttttcttttctttggtaCCTTCAGAATAAATCGCTGTCTTCCCTGTAATTAGCTCTAGAAGCACAACTCCAAAACTATAAACATCACTCTTCTCTGTTAATTGACGCTCTTGTAAGTATTCAGGGTCTAGATAACCAAGAGTTCCCTGTACCATTGTCATAAATTGTATTTCATCCTTTGGGAGCATTCTTGATGCTCCAAAATCAGTAACTTTTGCTATGTTGTTGTCACCTAGGAGAATGTTTGGAGATTTTACGTCTCCATGTACTATGGGAGGGGATGCTGATGAGTGCAGATATGCCAGTGCTTCTGCAGATTCCTGGGCAATCCTGAGACGAGCATCCAATGAAATGGATGGTCTTCTGTATGTAACATGTATCAAATCGAACAGAGTGCCGTTTGGCATGAATTCATAGACTAACATGGGAACCTCAACTTCTAAGCAACAACCGAGAAGCCTAACTACATTTATATGGTTGATCTGTGAAAGTATAATCATCTCTTGCACAAAATCATCTTTCTGAACCATGTTCATAATCTTTGAGCGTTTAATGGCTACTATCCTGTTGTCCTTCAGAATTCCTTTGTAAACAGTACCATAGCTGCCTCTCCCTACTTCTCTGCTTGAGTCAAAATTGTTTGTTGCTTGCTTGAGTTCTTCTGTTGTGAATATTCTGACTGTATCAATTTGCTTTGACCTGATTTGCTCATATAACAGCAGACCCCCATTTTCTTGAAAGAATTCTTCCTTTTCTCTCATGAGCCTTTTCTTCTGACATTCAATCAGCAGTGCAAAAAAGCAGATAAGCAGAATTATAGCACATGACGAAATACCTGCCAAGAAAACATTATTTCAGTTATTTTAAATCTAAATTAACATGTTTTTTGGGGTACCTAATGGCTCAATTAGCAAAGGTTTTTTCTTTCAGTTACTAGATCAGTACTCTGCGAGGCACAGTTGTCAAAACATAAACAATTATTTACATCTTTTTTCTTGTTCATTCATTTAAAGGTCGTCGGTGTGATGATTAGTTTAGGGATGATATGCACATAAGCTGAGTAACGCTTCTGCAGGTATCACCTAATGTATGCGGCATACGCCGATGTTGTGGCTAGCTTTATGTGTTAATTAGAGAACATGGTTTAATAGTTTATCTTCATGCTTTAGTATGTTTCACTTATATTTATAAGAATAAAGTTTACCATGTGCACCTTTGATATTGTGTCAAACTAGTACTTATAGTTCAGAGAAATACATTTGTCCTGATATGGATTGCATAGTCTTTAAACAAGTATCAGAATATGCATGTCTAAACAAGTGAACACAATTTATTTTTCATTTGTTTAAGTACACCCTTGTGATGACCTACTATGATGTTCCCATAATCTATCACTGCTTTCAATCAAATACCGAACTAGGATTGAGCCTACCTTCAATTAAATTACTGTTTACATAGATCGTATGAAATAATCAGTTGTTGATTGTGTGTGAAAGAGATCTATAAAGAAGTTCCCAAATCTTGGGTTTCGTTGAAGTCTATTTAAGTTCTATATTGTGTTATTTAATGAGTcgctttcttagatggattttTTTATGTGAAGTGGTACCCTCTTGTGCCATCTTATTTACTCAATTATAATAGTGAGATGAAGATTTCTTGATATTATGTTTCCCTGTGTGCTCAAATTTTGAAGAGTGTTTACAGCATTCTGTCAACCCATTTGTCTTTGGCTACTAGCCAAGGGAAGTGATTAAAATTCAAACTATTGTAGGTTTTAGGAGTCTATTCAGGCAATGgtaatcagggctgatttcatgtCCCTAATGCCTGTGTATATCCGCTGGATCAGAGTGACTTATCCATGTCACTCTGATAACTCTACTGAGACCTTTTTAGTATAAGGAAATTACCTATAAACATTTTTGTTAACTTTGCCCTTTCTGAGGCTGCATCTGGAGTGCACGTTGAGGACTTTGGATCTATGCTCCGAGTCCCAGCTGGGCAGGAACAACTGTAGTTCCCAATTGTGTTCTTGCAAATTCCATGGCATGGATACTGAACCAGATTTTCGCATTCATTGATATCTGCAAACATAAAATAAGAGTACACAATAAATCAATAACTGAAGATCGGTGAATATGTAACTTGAGGTGTAAAGAAGAAAGTGATTTGTGCAGAGTTGCTGACCTTGGCACCCATCTGCCAGGTAGGGGTTCCCTTCGAAGCCATCAGTGCAATTACAGAGGTATCCTGTAGCATTTGGTGAGTTGATACACTGGCTGTTCTTGCTAATGCAGGCATATGATGATCTGTCCTTAACTGCTTCATCACAGGATTGATTTCCAGAAACCCAGTCAAACACAGAAGGAACTCCATCCTTGAACTTGTCTGTGAAGTTGTTACCCTCGAGATAAGAAGCGTTAAACTTGAACCAATCCTGCTCAGCGACGAAGGCATAACTGCATGGGTTGAAGTCACGGACCTCAGAATTACTGTACCCTCCATCGAAGGTAATGTTGATGGAAGTGAGGTTTGGTGCAATGGATGTCTGACAACAGCCCATGCCAGAGCACAGGGCGCTCTGATCCACGCCCTGCTTATCCAGGCACATAGTTAAGCACCCAGTTCCAGTTCTCTGCTTATTGTAGCCTCCCAAGTATCCAAGAGTGTAGCATCCAATGGCCGTGAACTTGTTGGCCTTGCTGGATATGGTGAAAAAGCGACCAGTACGCGCCGAGGACCATCCATCTGTGGTGCGGTTTTCATCATAATAGCACTTGGAGGCAATCAAGGTGCTGACACGAACCTGCCCTTGTAGCAAGCTGATGTTGTAGATCTCCATTCGGCTGCTTGAGTTACGCAAGAAAGTGCGGTTATCCTCGCATGAAACATCAAACCCTTGTTGGTAGTAGCAACCAGAACCGATGCCGAAGGGGTATGGAATGGTGAGGTTGCCGCATGTTTCTCTGCAGCCAGGCCTGGCCATCCTAGACGCTGTGCTGCTGTTGATGGATGCTAGTAGCAGGGTGGCTGCAAAGATTAGCCACGGTAGCACTCGACCCATCTCTCTATGTGTTCTTCTGCCTCTCCTTTCTATTCTACAACTATGATGTATGATGCAGGTCTCCTTTCTGGAACGACTAAGCTATCCTTATATAATATAGTCTTCAGTCTGGACCTCATAATCTTCATTATTGTTTGTTCAATTAGGATTGTATTGCGTCCAGCAATTGCAGAGACCGAGTCAAAGAACCAGTTTGATGACCCAAGTGGCCAAATGTGGAATCGCAATTTGGAACCTACAAAAAGAAATGGTAAAAATAATTTCATCTTTGAGAATAACACCCAAAAGACTCGTTCTAATGTGTATTTATTGCATTAACAAGGGGATCCCTTAGTATGTATGTTATTCTCCTGTATTGTACGGTTGTACCTGGTCATATCCTGCAAGAGTTTTAGAAATTTCATCCTGCCTCCTTTTCAGTCGTTGCATAAGTCTTCAGCCACATGTGCATCCGTTGTAGTTTGATCTTTTGGCAGTTTGCCTCGAAGCATCTTGGCGCCTGTTACATCAATATCTATCAGtctgacttgttcttctagttTATTTAGACACTGTCTCTCTCATGTCTGCAGGCTACAGATGGGAGAttttggccagcagaggagtcAGGTGGAGCCGGCAATGGACTCGGCCTATTGAAAAGAACACGGCCAGATTTTGTGGGAGTTGAAAACGTTGGTCAATCTGATTTTTTTGGCAGTGTGGCTATAAAAGTTAATGCGCTCGGACAGTGGCCAAGCGAGACCAGAGCAAATGGAAGAACGGTGTCTGCCTTGttcgtgtttttttttttttttgagggggtGAAACTTTAGTCACAATAactagttttgtttttttttggaaaatttaATGGCTAGTTTGGCTTCTGGCGTGGATGCATTCACACCCCAATATAAAATAAAAGTAAAACATGTATTATATGGCTTCTGGCCTCTGTAGCAAGTTTCTATTCTGTTATTATATGGGTGCTCTATCTCTGCACAGTATTGCATCAGTTTatttaggttttttttttttgaacatcAGTTTATTTAGGTTAAAAACATATTAGTTACTTTTTTATTGGAACCAaatgtattttctttttagaaagAAATTTGCAACCAGGCAAAATGTATGGGCTATAATAATTGATAATGAAGTCAACTTCTCTCCCTCAGATCAGAAGGGAAAGAAAAGCGGAGAGGAGAGCCCATCAGAAGATGTGAAGGCCCAGgggtggagacttcccaagcCCCAAGGTGGTGGGGTGGGCTGGGGTGCTGCTCTGGTTTGAGCCTGTCAGCAGGCTCATGTTTGTTAATAATTCTCAAACAGGCTCTGTTTTGTACATCTCTATACTCCCAAAAGGTTGTGCAATTCGGCATTTTCTTTGAGAAAGTCTTTATGTTCTTTAAAGCACACTTTCCCTTTTCTTTGGAGTACATGGTATCACCTACCAAGACCTGATCTTCATATTCTTTTTTTTCCATCGATGCATGTATCCTATTTATTTGGTCAACTTGTTGTAAAACGGTACTGgcttttttaattttgaaaTATGTAACAGTAGTCAAACGTAGCACAGACCAAGAACTTGTAAGAGGTGTCACTCATTTTAACATATTTTAAATCTTACTACATGAAAAAAATTTCAAACAAACCCATATATTCTATTATATTATTATAATATAATCATAATATTAATTACAATATTACCATAATagtaatataaaataaataaaaccaCATACTCTCTGTATACCTATTTAGCATAAAACTATCACCGGTGATCTCGTAGCTGCTTACTACTACTTGTTGCATACTCTCCTATAGTCAAGGCCAGGTGCCCGGACCTGAAGCATTCCTTGTTTGTTCTCCTCGATGAGGAAGGGCATGTAAGTCCCAAAAATCCTATCCCACACGACAAAGAAGAGTTGAGAGTAGTTGCAGTTACCACCACGCAACTGGTGGTGCACGTCATGGTACGCCGCGTTGTTGAAGATGCTGATGCGATCCCAGCTGGGCAGCAGCGACATGCCGCAGTGGTTGTCGATGACCTTGACGGTGCAGagcgagaagaagaagatggaagCCCTCGGCGACATGCCGGACACCAGGAAGGCGGTCGTACCACCGACGGTGTCAGTGACGAAGCTCTCAAGGGGGTGTCCGTATAGAGCTCCGAAGGAGTAGGTAACCACGAGACGGTGGTGCCATGAGTGGAGGTTCCGGTAGAGGAATCTGTTGGCGTGGAGGACTCGGTGCGTCCCAAACTGCCACAAGTCAAACCAGACCATGCCCACTACGATTTGGCCGGCTAACTTTAGATACGAGGTCATCTTTGTACTGCTGTTGCCGCTCTCTTCTGTGCCCTGTATATATCCGGCCGATTAAATTCAATTCAACAAAAATAGCTAGCTGAAAAAAGAGCCATATACTATATAAATCATGCATGCAATATATAATAATGATCTTAATAAGCATCACGCATATACTATATATACTACGCACGTACACGCACACGTACCTTGAACATCATCACCATGGTGACCGTGGCAACCTGCACGATCTGCAGAGTGAGGACGTTGCTGATGACTTGTCGCTTCGACACATGGTTCTTGCTGTCTTCATGGCTGCTTGGGTGCAGCCTGTATTTGGCCAGAGACCTGGACTGCCCAAGCATTGCATGGAGGCCACAATACGCCCAATACACCACGATGGGCACCACGACGGCCAAAACTTCGTCAGAGAGTAGTAGTAGCTCCATTTGTATGAGTCTATTTGCTTGCTGTGTGTTGGATAGATCGATGTACGTACATGCATGTGCTATGCAGATCGATGCAGGCGGTACTGATGATTGGTGTCGATCTTGCTACCGGAacgtctctatatatatatatactcttgCTGCTCTCTTGACTTGTATGCGCGTACACCAGGGAGGACCGACGACAATTATTTGACGACTGGGTCCGTAGATATCACTACTATTAGACTGACTCCAACGGCTTATGCAAAGCGAGATAGAAATGCAAAATAGGTTGTGAACAGTGCTTTAGCTGAAAAAAATTGCTCTCTAACAGAAGGCGCAAGGCATTTTGGGTACCAACCAAACTAGGATGCATATTTGCGTCGTCTCTCTCCGAAAACGTAAATCTCCGGCGCAGATGAGGGAGCAGCCGCAGATGAACGAGAAACCATGGGCGCCCCGCGTGAGATCCACGCCCGGCCCCGGCGAGCTGCGCCGTGCAGGTGGCCTCCGCCCCCGGCCTCGTCGCGCGCTGCCGTGTGGGTGGATCGGCCCTAGTGAGATCCACATGCGGCCATGTTCCACTCGCGCGCTGGGGCGGGGCGACATGCGGTGGAGGACGAGGCGGTGCATGGCTAGGCTCACCGCCGCATGAGGCGCGGGGCCAGTCTTGCATGCCAGAGGGATGGATTGTGGGGTGGATTTGGTTGGTTGGGAACGAAAGAGAGAGGTGGGCGATGCATGCCATGCGGGGAGGCTTTTTTTGGGTTGGCTGTTGGAGAAAGAAGATTCAGGTAGATGACTCTTCTACTGTAAGGGACCCAATTAATAGAATAGgtcttatatttttttttgaataaaataGGTCTTATATTTGAGTTTGTGTTGTCGGAGACAGCCTTATTATTATTTGTATACATTCGTTCTACCTGCAGGTGTGCGTTGTTGTTGCTTACATGTGTCGTGATGTGGTATGACGAGACCAGGGACTTGGCTCACTTAGGCCACGTTCGTTTGAAGGGGAAGGACTGCCTGGAAAAATTCCAGACAGATTCATTATTATGTAATTTGaataaggcattgtttagttacactcaaaatctaaaaactttttaaggtttttcgtcacattgaatctttgaacacatgcattgattattaaatatagataaaaacaaaaaactaattatatagtttacctataatttgcgaggcgaatcttttgagcctagttggtCCATAATTGGAGCCTATTTGGCATGACTCCTCTGGCTCTGActcctccatgattggacaataatttgcAGTGTGCTATGTAGGTAATGATAATGTGTGTCCATCTTACCGCCGGAGCGTCTCCATatattggccttgtttagtttcaattttttttaaatggacactgtagcacttttgtttgtatatgacaaatattgttctcatcatggactaactaggctcaaaagattcgtctcgtaaattatagataaactgtacaattagttattatttttatctatatttaatgttttatgcatgcgtcgcaagattcaatgtgatgagaaatctaaagtttttacaatttttttttagaaactaaacaaggccatactcTTGCTCTCTTGACTTTTATACGTACACCAGAGAGGACTGACAaaagacaattgttgtcgtaCAGCAACGACTCACGACTCACGACCGGCTCCGGCCGTTTACCACTGTTTGTACACATGCGTTCCAAAATAGGTAGTATTAACGTTGCTGTTGCTTACTTGTGTCGTGAACTCGTGATGGTGATGAGGGAGGGGACTTGCATTGGCTCATTTCACTTTTATGCAGACCAGGTACGACTTTGGTTCGTATACAAATGCGTGCATGTTTTAGACTTAAGAAAAGATCATTAGTAGTgtagagatttttttttgagtTGCACAGTATAACACAGATACTCATAATGTATATATACTCACCTTTATGAATACACATAATGCAAACGTTATCCCTATATGAGCACTTTCAAATGACTGAATTGGCACAAACGCAAATCCTATACGTATAGCCTTCGGATGACTGAAAGAGCGCCTACATCCAtatacgacgacgacgacgacgacgaagtgAACGAACGAAGCTGGTCCATGAATCTTGACATCTTGTGTGGCATGCATGTATACGTTCAGGCTTGGCATACGTGACCGGTGACCTGCTTAGCTTCTACCGTGAAGTCAAAGTCATATATAAGCCGTTTTCGCAGCGGGACGATTGAGAATTTTCGTCCGGCCAATCCATTTTGACAAGACGATGTCAATTACGTATGATCATATCGCACAGGCATAAATGAAGACATCTACTACATCACTACTTAATTAGAGGAACCTCTATTTATATCTCTGAAACACAATATATAAATGAAGACATCTACATCACTACCTACAGGAATCATTTTCGGATTCTATCAACAAAGATTTCACATCTTTGAGAAAGTCAACCCGTGACCTACTCTTTAGTTATAGCCATAACACCCCTCTAACACTACACCGTACACTCATTTCTGGCTCATATATAGGATGTTTGAGATACTAAAAAACTTATCAACAACAAACATGTAAACCGGGTCGGCCACTACAATTTTGATATTAATTAACTATGTGAACATTTAAAGTTGTTTAgaaatttaaatttttgaaTTCTAAAATCTATAAACTTAAAACACAACTAtaaattaaaaactttttgactgTAGAGTTATAGATTGTATTGAGaactacaactttggtataaaACATATGAACATCCaagactatttaaaataatccaATTTCAAAATTCATGAACTTAAAACAATATTTTGATACTCTAAACAACTTTAAATAAAAAGTTCTCAACAATAAAGTTGAAGATCCCATACATAGCTACCATTTTGATATAAAATTTGTCTTCATTCGAGTTTATATAGAAAAtatatagatttttttttgaatatacactactacaaaaaagatTTACAGCGACCTTTTGAAAACACCCTCCGAGGCGAGTAGAAATTATAACCGCCCCGGTTAATGCCTTGTCTTGTATTAACCGAGATGATCATTTTTTATTAACCAAGACGATTGCAACAACCGTCTCGCAAAATAGATTAACCAAGGTGGACACCTTTAAAATGCCCGCCTCAGTAAATAACTAAATATCGATGAACCCGGACGGTTGACCTAACACAACCATCTCAATTAATATATTAACTGAAACGATCACGTTATAAGGCCCGTCTTGGAAAATCAGGGCTTAACCCGCTAGCCTACATCAGCCCACTAACATCTCCAATATATGAACAATTTAGAAAACCCCAACTCTTTCATTCACTCTCCTAGTCCCGACCACATCACTCCCCTTCGCTCCTAGCCCCACGCTCTCCTCCACTCCCTCACTCTTCCGTCCCGATGCTCCCCTCTCCATCCCATCTCGATGCCCCACCCCTTCCCATTCGGGCGCCCCTCCTCTCTCCTCGCGGCCATGGCGCAGGGCGGCCACGCCCCTTCCAGCGGTGCACCCCTTCTCTCCTCCTTCTATGGCCTCTGGGTGGCGCTCCCCTCCACCCTCTCtctggtggcggtggcggtggcggatcTAGTAGCGTGGTGGTCGTGGATCCTGTCGGTGGCGGcacccctccctccctctccctcctggATGTGGTGCAGCGCCCCTCCCTCCACTACCTCTTGGATCCGGTGCCACGGGCGATAGGGGTGGCGCTATGTCTATGTCAACTCTAGCTACGAGGGAGGCTAGATTTGGTGTCACGGCGGCAGGGGAGGGAGATCGAACGATGCCCGCTTCACGTCCAAACGTTGGCAGATCTACGACGTGGCCACGAGCCCGTGTAACGGCAGCCTGGTGGTGCTGCTGGATTCGACAAGCGGAGGCGCTTGGATAGGCTTTGGCGGACCTCGTTGATGGGCTCAATAGGCCCCATCAACGGACTCGCtagattttatttaatttttattttattaactGAGTCGGTTGACCAAAATGCATCAGTTAATCTCTTTTTGCCCGCCTTGGTTAATCTTTTGTGTAGTAGTGATAACTATTTATAGAGATGGACATCTTAAGATACCTACTCATGAAATTGATTTTTAGATGAATGCTTAGAATCCTCACCTCTGTTGATAGTGATTTTTAGAGACAAACATCTGAAGATATTCGTCTTCGAAAATCGATTTACAAAGATGAGCATACATATACGAAAGCATCAAACCTGTCATTGGACTCCGACTGCacttttagatccaaaaactttttagatttaggtactatagtactttcgtttgtatttagcaattattgtctaaccatggactaactaagctcaaaagatttgtcttgcaaattatagacaaactatgcaattagttatttttttatctatactagcaaatatgcaccTGCGACACGCACGTGTTTCTCAAAACTATTTCAATTACAACGAAATATAATTGAATTGTCGATACAAAATAAAGTTAGATGGTAAGTTCTTGATCGATTTGATTGAGTCATGTAGTACAAGGTTCAAATCATTTATTCGTTAGGATGCCTCAGCCCTCAGCCGCATATATCACTGCACTTTTACTTTACCTTTTAAAACGGGTCTTGTTTTCTCTATCTTATCATATCGTAAGGGTGGAGAACCCCCAT is a window encoding:
- the LOC8066504 gene encoding probable nucleolar protein 5-2, with amino-acid sequence MAAHGSMRGGLAAPFGKLGNMGLVLVLFETPSGFAIFNIDGVQLFLPKAEENIWANYVKDYMTHRVIWLKEFKTFKNKSNAFNHTGINSELAQMIKKWRLPGQLLAVGKQEHKTIIEQKLKISCLFNEAVMEVMWGIKHLMKSLVPQEKSELPMEERLLMSYGLKTLLNRHGFNVKPEMVFYVILKMKMDMMILKWYTTNLPNSFSVYHCWM
- the LOC8066505 gene encoding wall-associated receptor kinase 3, whose product is MGRVLPWLIFAATLLLASINSSTASRMARPGCRETCGNLTIPYPFGIGSGCYYQQGFDVSCEDNRTFLRNSSSRMEIYNISLLQGQVRVSTLIASKCYYDENRTTDGWSSARTGRFFTISSKANKFTAIGCYTLGYLGGYNKQRTGTGCLTMCLDKQGVDQSALCSGMGCCQTSIAPNLTSINITFDGGYSNSEVRDFNPCSYAFVAEQDWFKFNASYLEGNNFTDKFKDGVPSVFDWVSGNQSCDEAVKDRSSYACISKNSQCINSPNATGYLCNCTDGFEGNPYLADGCQDINECENLVQYPCHGICKNTIGNYSCSCPAGTRSIDPKSSTCTPDAASERAKLTKMFIGISSCAIILLICFFALLIECQKKRLMREKEEFFQENGGLLLYEQIRSKQIDTVRIFTTEELKQATNNFDSSREVGRGSYGTVYKGILKDNRIVAIKRSKIMNMVQKDDFVQEMIILSQINHINVVRLLGCCLEVEVPMLVYEFMPNGTLFDLIHVTYRRPSISLDARLRIAQESAEALAYLHSSASPPIVHGDVKSPNILLGDNNIAKVTDFGASRMLPKDEIQFMTMVQGTLGYLDPEYLQERQLTEKSDVYSFGVVLLELITGKTAIYSEGTKEKKSLASSFLLALKESRLESILDRNILGVGMELLQEVAQIAKRCLSMKGEERPLMSEVAERLRFIRRTWREQLSEHASEETECLLETPSNYDPSSTGRHGSLMGLDLEIGR
- the LOC8066506 gene encoding sphinganine C4-monooxygenase 1 isoform X1 produces the protein MHPSLSSNNCRRSSLVYAHTSQESSKSIYIYRDVPVARSTPIISTACIDLHSTCMSLAKYRLHPSSHEDSKNHVSKRQVISNVLTLQIVQVATVTMVMMFKGTEESGNSSTKMTSYLKLAGQIVVGMVWFDLWQFGTHRVLHANRFLYRNLHSWHHRLVVTYSFGALYGHPLESFVTDTVGGTTAFLVSGMSPRASIFFFSLCTVKVIDNHCGMSLLPSWDRISIFNNAAYHDVHHQLRGGNCNYSQLFFVVWDRIFGTYMPFLIEENKQGMLQVRAPGLDYRRVCNK
- the LOC8066506 gene encoding sphinganine C4-monooxygenase 1 isoform X2, whose amino-acid sequence is MELLLLSDEVLAVVVPIVVYWAYCGLHAMLGQSRSLAKYRLHPSSHEDSKNHVSKRQVISNVLTLQIVQVATVTMVMMFKGTEESGNSSTKMTSYLKLAGQIVVGMVWFDLWQFGTHRVLHANRFLYRNLHSWHHRLVVTYSFGALYGHPLESFVTDTVGGTTAFLVSGMSPRASIFFFSLCTVKVIDNHCGMSLLPSWDRISIFNNAAYHDVHHQLRGGNCNYSQLFFVVWDRIFGTYMPFLIEENKQGMLQVRAPGLDYRRVCNK
- the LOC8066506 gene encoding sphinganine C4-monooxygenase 1 isoform X3 — encoded protein: MHSRSLAKYRLHPSSHEDSKNHVSKRQVISNVLTLQIVQVATVTMVMMFKGTEESGNSSTKMTSYLKLAGQIVVGMVWFDLWQFGTHRVLHANRFLYRNLHSWHHRLVVTYSFGALYGHPLESFVTDTVGGTTAFLVSGMSPRASIFFFSLCTVKVIDNHCGMSLLPSWDRISIFNNAAYHDVHHQLRGGNCNYSQLFFVVWDRIFGTYMPFLIEENKQGMLQVRAPGLDYRRVCNK